The uncultured Fusobacterium sp. genome has a segment encoding these proteins:
- a CDS encoding AzlC family ABC transporter permease, whose translation MKEFNFAIKQTFPIFFTYLFIGIAFGILMGDAGYPPFLSLIAGFFIYAGSLQIVMVSLLQAHVPLLTIAIMSFFINARHIFYGVAFIEKFRKMGWKYPYMVLTLTDETYSILCSVEYEENLNREKVDFYISFLNHIYWVFGCMLGSYLGNFIPWDMRGIDFSATAFFLYIVVSQWKNCKSKIPALTGLFSSLFFYIILGADRFLIPALSLTVVILIFLKEKIRME comes from the coding sequence TTTTTACTTATCTTTTTATAGGAATAGCTTTTGGAATTTTAATGGGAGATGCTGGGTATCCACCTTTTCTATCTCTTATAGCTGGATTTTTTATCTATGCTGGTTCATTACAAATAGTTATGGTTTCTCTATTACAAGCTCATGTTCCACTTCTCACTATAGCTATTATGAGTTTTTTCATCAATGCTCGTCATATTTTTTATGGAGTAGCATTTATAGAGAAATTTCGTAAAATGGGTTGGAAATATCCCTATATGGTTTTAACTTTAACTGATGAAACATACTCTATACTTTGTTCTGTAGAGTATGAAGAAAATTTAAATAGAGAAAAAGTGGATTTCTATATTTCATTTTTAAATCATATATACTGGGTCTTTGGTTGTATGTTAGGAAGTTATCTAGGTAATTTTATTCCTTGGGATATGAGGGGAATTGATTTTTCAGCAACAGCTTTTTTCTTGTATATAGTTGTAAGCCAATGGAAAAACTGTAAAAGTAAAATTCCTGCTCTCACTGGATTATTTTCCTCTCTCTTCTTCTATATTATTTTAGGAGCAGATAGATTTTTAATTCCAGCTTTATCTCTTACAGTAGTTATATTAATATTTTTAAAAGAAAAAATTAGAATGGAGTAA
- a CDS encoding phosphoenolpyruvate carboxykinase, giving the protein MRQEATINRNSITVNFTVKYCNNAESLLDSDGFKRVLTAFIEKIEKKETPVYVYIKDCCGKNVNLVQEITKLFKLLIVLEAEEIAKLDEKYARLLEDRNTLIEFIENLYTFWRKFERYAIVRNSKKGEGLQNVNFIEAINNFKNLILSTYRQIEETVMGYKHRVYRQLSAGINAGIILNDMNRSCPAEYSFLERVPFIETIILQPPFITYPKRNTRTGIFQEVFENPLKDVCINEENWFCYPAKVGESLAFIYFNRFFMSQGIALCNLFELAREEEYKNRKPDIIYVYGVKDYDTEMKTVFYDDKENNMIIGYANYGEDIDYFGYMKKMILTLHNLRMIQKGGLPIHGAMVNIIMKNGKKYNIVIMGDSGAGKSESLEAFRNLSEKYVKDMKVIFDDMGTLLLNPKGGAPIGIGTEIGAFVRLDDLDTGYAYKEIDRSIFMNPDKKNSRIIIPIASYADIMKGYPIDFFFYANNYDVAENNELEFFSNPAEAIEVFKAGRRMAKGTTSEVGIVDSYFANPFGPVQKQEETNILIDRFFKEMFTKGVKVGQIKTQLGIKGMEKEGPMKAAQKLFELIKD; this is encoded by the coding sequence ATGAGACAAGAAGCAACAATCAACAGAAATAGTATAACAGTAAACTTTACAGTGAAGTACTGTAACAATGCGGAATCACTTTTAGATAGTGATGGATTTAAAAGAGTTTTAACAGCTTTTATTGAAAAAATTGAAAAGAAAGAAACACCAGTATATGTATATATAAAGGATTGTTGTGGAAAAAATGTCAATTTAGTTCAAGAGATAACAAAACTTTTTAAACTACTTATTGTATTAGAAGCTGAAGAGATAGCCAAATTAGATGAAAAATATGCTAGATTATTAGAAGATAGAAATACTTTAATAGAATTTATAGAAAATCTATATACATTCTGGAGAAAATTTGAGAGATATGCAATTGTAAGAAATAGTAAAAAAGGAGAGGGACTTCAAAATGTAAACTTTATTGAAGCTATTAATAACTTTAAAAACCTTATCCTTAGTACATATAGACAGATAGAAGAAACTGTAATGGGATATAAACATAGAGTATATAGACAATTAAGTGCAGGAATAAATGCAGGAATTATCTTAAATGATATGAATAGAAGTTGTCCAGCTGAATATTCATTCTTAGAGAGAGTTCCATTTATTGAAACAATAATTTTACAACCACCATTTATTACATATCCGAAAAGAAATACAAGAACAGGAATTTTCCAAGAAGTATTTGAAAATCCTTTAAAAGATGTATGTATAAACGAGGAAAACTGGTTCTGTTATCCTGCTAAAGTAGGAGAATCATTAGCTTTCATCTACTTTAATAGATTCTTTATGTCACAAGGAATAGCTCTTTGTAACCTATTTGAATTAGCAAGAGAAGAGGAGTATAAAAATAGAAAACCAGATATTATCTATGTATATGGAGTAAAAGATTATGATACTGAAATGAAAACAGTATTTTATGATGATAAAGAAAATAATATGATAATTGGTTATGCTAACTATGGAGAAGATATAGACTACTTTGGATATATGAAAAAAATGATTTTAACTCTTCATAACTTAAGAATGATTCAAAAAGGTGGATTACCTATACATGGTGCTATGGTAAATATAATTATGAAGAATGGAAAGAAATACAATATAGTTATAATGGGAGATAGTGGAGCTGGTAAGTCAGAGAGCTTAGAAGCTTTTAGAAATCTAAGTGAAAAATATGTTAAAGATATGAAGGTAATTTTTGATGATATGGGAACACTTCTTCTTAATCCGAAAGGTGGAGCTCCAATAGGAATAGGAACAGAGATAGGAGCCTTTGTAAGACTAGATGACTTAGATACAGGATATGCTTATAAGGAGATTGATAGAAGTATATTTATGAACCCAGATAAGAAAAACTCAAGAATTATAATTCCTATAGCTTCTTATGCAGATATTATGAAAGGTTATCCAATCGATTTCTTCTTCTATGCTAATAACTATGATGTAGCAGAAAATAATGAATTGGAATTTTTCTCCAATCCAGCTGAAGCAATTGAAGTGTTTAAAGCTGGTAGAAGAATGGCAAAAGGAACAACAAGTGAAGTAGGAATAGTTGATTCATATTTTGCTAACCCATTTGGACCAGTACAAAAACAAGAGGAAACAAATATATTAATAGATAGATTCTTTAAAGAGATGTTTACTAAAGGAGTAAAAGTTGGTCAAATTAAAACTCAATTAGGAATAAAAGGAATGGAAAAAGAGGGACCAATGAAAGCTGCTCAAAAATTATTTGAGTTAATAAAAGATTAA
- a CDS encoding amino acid ABC transporter permease, translated as MENNILFILQGLGLTVKLYIITMVFSLPLGVILSLGRISKNSLLNNGIQVYTWIFRGTPLLLQLFFVYYGLPVVGITLSPFTAAALTFIINYTAYFCEIFRGSILGIDQGQYEAAKVLGMSYWQTMIRIIVPQALITALPPLGNEAIALIKDTSLISAIGMAEILRNSREIVTRDFSITPFIICAAVYLILSTVVVIFFKRMEKKVMI; from the coding sequence ATGGAAAATAATATTTTATTTATATTGCAGGGGTTAGGATTAACAGTGAAGTTATACATAATTACAATGGTGTTTTCACTACCATTAGGAGTAATTCTTTCATTGGGAAGAATATCAAAAAATTCTCTTTTAAATAATGGAATACAAGTTTATACTTGGATTTTTAGAGGAACACCATTATTATTACAATTATTCTTTGTATATTATGGATTACCTGTAGTAGGAATTACTTTATCTCCTTTTACAGCTGCAGCACTTACTTTTATAATCAATTATACAGCATATTTTTGTGAAATATTTAGAGGAAGTATTTTAGGTATAGATCAAGGTCAATATGAGGCTGCTAAAGTTTTAGGAATGAGTTATTGGCAAACTATGATAAGAATAATAGTTCCTCAAGCTCTTATTACAGCATTACCACCTCTAGGTAATGAAGCAATAGCCTTAATAAAAGATACCTCTCTTATATCAGCTATAGGAATGGCAGAGATACTTAGAAATTCAAGAGAGATAGTAACTAGAGATTTCTCAATTACTCCATTTATTATTTGTGCAGCAGTATATTTAATACTTTCAACTGTAGTGGTAATATTTTTTAAGAGAATGGAGAAAAAGGTGATGATATAA
- a CDS encoding amino acid ABC transporter substrate-binding protein, with translation MKKIMMCLMLMVSVFVSSFGADKSLEQVKEKGYFIVGLDATFAPMGYRDEKGEIVGLDIDLAKEVARRIGVEARFKPCEWDAIIFDLRSKNIDMVWNGMTITPAREKQVAFTKPYLSDNQIIFTRKGEPQAKVQDLAGKVVGVQLGSSGAQSVEDNPIRSEIKELKKYATNVEALMDLEAGRLDAVVMDEISGKYYNAKKSTLNYSVETLAEESYGVALRKQDKALVEEINKQLDAMKADGTFEQIKAKWLGK, from the coding sequence ATGAAAAAAATAATGATGTGTTTAATGTTAATGGTAAGTGTTTTTGTTAGTTCTTTTGGAGCAGATAAGTCTCTTGAGCAAGTAAAAGAAAAGGGATATTTTATAGTAGGATTAGATGCAACTTTTGCTCCAATGGGTTATAGAGATGAAAAAGGTGAGATAGTAGGATTAGATATTGATTTAGCTAAAGAAGTAGCTAGAAGAATAGGAGTAGAGGCAAGATTTAAACCATGTGAGTGGGATGCTATAATATTTGATCTAAGAAGTAAAAATATAGATATGGTATGGAATGGAATGACTATTACTCCAGCTAGAGAAAAACAAGTAGCTTTTACTAAACCATATCTATCTGATAACCAAATAATTTTTACTAGAAAAGGAGAACCTCAAGCAAAAGTTCAAGACTTAGCAGGAAAAGTTGTAGGGGTACAATTAGGAAGTTCAGGAGCTCAATCAGTAGAGGACAATCCAATTAGAAGTGAGATAAAAGAGTTAAAAAAATATGCTACAAATGTTGAAGCTCTTATGGATTTAGAAGCTGGAAGATTAGATGCAGTAGTAATGGATGAAATTTCAGGAAAATATTACAATGCTAAAAAATCAACTCTTAACTATTCAGTAGAAACTTTAGCAGAGGAAAGTTATGGAGTAGCACTTAGAAAACAAGATAAAGCTCTTGTAGAAGAGATCAATAAACAATTAGATGCCATGAAAGCTGATGGAACATTTGAACAAATAAAAGCAAAATGGTTAGGTAAATAA
- a CDS encoding molybdopterin cofactor-binding domain-containing protein translates to MKFVNKEMKKVDGVGLITGKPFYTDDLVANQEYLIIKLLRSPHAYARIKNIDTTIAEKIPGVEAIYTYKDVPQTMFTLAGQSYPEPSPYDRKILDEYVRYVGDPVAIIAAVDERVAEKAMNLIKVEYEVLEAVVDYEKALDSHILVHKDKAHTNYDNIGYDNTRNLASSYLQVKGDVEKGFAESEVILENTYYTQPQIHAMMETYRSAAYFDVYGRLTVISSTQIPFHVRRHLARALEYPSSKIRVIKPKLGGGFGGKQTSVCEIYAAFVTLKTGKPSKIIYTRKETQAYSNTRHGMRLTVKIGSDREGNIKAIDINVLSNTGAYGEHAPTVTALVVYKTFPLYEKIPMRCKADIVYSNTMVGGAFRGYGATQGTFAVESAVNELAHKLGLDPTEVRMKNLVDQSEKVSGDIKKCIEIGKKAFEWENRKVVDMGDGKVRASGMAVTMQGSGIAGVDTGSATVKFHDSGDFTVMLGVTDMGQGCDTVLTQMAAEVLEVPMEKVIVNTADTDTSPYDPGAYASSGTYVTGNAVIIACEKMKKEIVKAAAKLMNKAEDEVEYKGEYVEAKDGTTLTLKEIGIRSVSFEGQNQITTTGTWGGQTSPPPFIASFAEVEVDTLTGEVNVVDFLSVADCGTPINPALARVQVEGGIAQGIGLALTEEVTIDKNGKLLQDTLMQYKIPSRKDIGPKVNVIFSHSNEPTGPFGAKSIGEVVINTAAPAIADAIYKATKARVRSLPITSEKLFWKIYSK, encoded by the coding sequence ATGAAATTTGTAAATAAAGAGATGAAAAAAGTAGATGGTGTTGGGTTAATTACAGGAAAACCATTCTATACTGATGATTTAGTTGCAAATCAAGAATATCTTATTATAAAACTTTTAAGATCTCCACATGCTTATGCTAGAATCAAAAATATTGATACAACAATAGCTGAAAAAATACCAGGAGTAGAGGCTATTTATACATATAAAGATGTTCCACAAACTATGTTTACATTGGCTGGGCAATCTTATCCAGAGCCATCTCCATATGATAGAAAAATTTTAGATGAGTATGTGAGATATGTAGGAGATCCAGTGGCTATAATTGCTGCTGTAGATGAAAGAGTAGCTGAAAAAGCTATGAATCTAATAAAAGTGGAATATGAAGTTTTAGAAGCTGTAGTTGATTATGAAAAAGCTTTAGATTCTCACATATTAGTACATAAAGATAAAGCTCATACAAATTATGATAATATAGGATATGATAATACAAGAAACTTAGCATCTTCATATTTACAAGTAAAAGGAGATGTAGAAAAAGGATTTGCTGAAAGTGAAGTTATATTAGAAAATACTTATTATACACAACCTCAAATTCATGCTATGATGGAAACTTATAGATCAGCAGCATATTTTGATGTGTATGGAAGATTAACTGTTATATCTTCTACTCAAATTCCTTTCCATGTAAGAAGACATTTAGCTAGAGCATTAGAGTATCCTAGTAGCAAAATAAGAGTTATAAAACCAAAATTAGGTGGAGGATTTGGAGGAAAGCAAACTTCTGTTTGTGAAATTTATGCTGCTTTTGTAACATTAAAAACAGGAAAACCTTCAAAAATAATCTATACTAGAAAAGAAACTCAAGCTTATTCTAATACTAGACATGGAATGAGATTAACTGTAAAAATAGGATCAGATAGAGAAGGAAATATAAAGGCTATTGATATAAATGTATTATCTAATACAGGAGCTTATGGAGAACACGCTCCAACAGTAACAGCTCTTGTAGTTTATAAAACTTTCCCACTTTATGAAAAAATCCCTATGAGATGTAAAGCTGATATAGTTTACTCTAATACAATGGTAGGAGGAGCTTTCAGAGGTTATGGAGCTACTCAAGGAACATTCGCTGTGGAATCTGCTGTAAACGAATTAGCTCATAAATTAGGATTAGATCCTACTGAAGTAAGAATGAAAAACTTAGTAGACCAATCTGAAAAAGTAAGTGGAGATATTAAAAAATGTATTGAGATTGGTAAAAAAGCTTTTGAATGGGAAAATAGAAAAGTAGTGGACATGGGAGATGGAAAGGTTAGAGCTTCTGGAATGGCAGTAACTATGCAAGGTTCTGGAATTGCTGGTGTAGATACAGGTTCAGCTACAGTTAAATTCCATGACAGTGGAGACTTTACTGTAATGTTAGGAGTTACTGACATGGGACAAGGTTGTGACACTGTTCTTACTCAAATGGCTGCTGAAGTTTTAGAAGTACCAATGGAGAAAGTAATCGTAAATACAGCTGATACTGATACATCTCCATATGATCCAGGAGCATACGCTTCAAGTGGAACTTATGTAACAGGAAACGCTGTAATTATAGCATGTGAAAAAATGAAAAAAGAGATAGTTAAAGCTGCAGCTAAGTTAATGAATAAAGCTGAAGATGAGGTAGAGTATAAAGGTGAATATGTAGAAGCAAAAGATGGAACTACTCTTACATTAAAAGAGATAGGAATTAGAAGTGTATCTTTTGAAGGGCAAAATCAAATTACTACTACAGGAACTTGGGGAGGACAAACTTCTCCACCACCATTTATAGCTAGTTTTGCTGAAGTAGAAGTAGATACACTTACTGGAGAGGTAAATGTAGTAGATTTCTTATCAGTAGCAGATTGTGGAACACCAATAAACCCAGCTTTAGCAAGAGTTCAAGTAGAGGGAGGAATAGCTCAAGGAATAGGGCTTGCTCTAACTGAAGAAGTAACTATTGATAAAAATGGAAAACTTTTACAAGATACTTTAATGCAATATAAGATCCCATCAAGAAAAGACATTGGACCTAAAGTAAATGTTATATTTAGCCATTCAAATGAGCCAACAGGACCTTTTGGAGCAAAATCAATTGGAGAAGTTGTTATAAATACAGCAGCTCCAGCTATTGCTGACGCTATATATAAAGCAACTAAAGCAAGAGTAAGAAGTCTTCCTATAACAAGTGAAAAATTATTTTGGAAAATATATTCAAAATAA
- a CDS encoding AzlD domain-containing protein — MENLAYIILVIFIAAIVTWFTRAIPFLVFGNRALPEKVKYLGGVLPPAIMVILVVYCLRNINFKNINNFLPEIIACAVVIISPKLKLNMYMTIILSTLCYMLLIRII, encoded by the coding sequence ATGGAAAATTTGGCATATATAATCTTAGTAATTTTTATAGCAGCTATTGTAACTTGGTTTACTAGAGCAATCCCTTTTTTAGTTTTTGGAAATAGAGCATTACCAGAAAAAGTAAAATATCTAGGTGGAGTTTTACCTCCTGCAATTATGGTTATTTTAGTAGTTTATTGTCTACGAAATATAAATTTTAAAAATATTAACAACTTTCTTCCAGAAATAATAGCTTGTGCAGTTGTTATAATCTCACCTAAATTAAAATTAAATATGTATATGACAATTATTTTAAGTACCCTTTGTTATATGCTTTTAATTCGTATAATTTAA
- a CDS encoding amino acid ABC transporter ATP-binding protein, translating into MIIKIRDLYKNYEGNVKILKGVNLDIEKGEVISIIGASGGGKSTLLRCMIGLEEIDGGTVETPDRKKMGMVFQSFNLFPHKTALQNIMESLVVVDKMPKEEAKKIGLELLERVGLKERANFYPKALSGGQKQRVAIARAMAKNPEVLLFDEPTSALDPEMVNEVLNVIQNLRDTTDMTMVIVSHEIDFVNKISDRIVVMENGNIKEIRDNKK; encoded by the coding sequence ATGATTATAAAGATAAGAGATTTATATAAAAATTATGAAGGAAATGTAAAGATATTAAAAGGTGTAAACTTAGATATTGAAAAGGGAGAGGTTATCTCTATAATAGGAGCTTCTGGAGGAGGAAAATCAACTTTACTTAGATGTATGATAGGATTAGAAGAGATAGATGGTGGAACTGTAGAAACTCCAGATAGAAAAAAGATGGGAATGGTATTTCAATCTTTTAATCTTTTTCCACATAAAACAGCTTTACAAAATATTATGGAATCTTTAGTTGTTGTGGATAAAATGCCTAAAGAGGAAGCTAAAAAGATTGGATTGGAACTTTTAGAGAGAGTAGGATTAAAAGAGAGAGCTAATTTTTATCCTAAAGCACTTTCAGGAGGACAAAAACAAAGAGTAGCTATAGCAAGAGCTATGGCAAAAAATCCAGAGGTATTACTATTTGATGAACCTACTTCAGCTTTAGATCCTGAGATGGTAAATGAGGTATTAAACGTAATACAAAACTTAAGAGATACTACAGATATGACAATGGTTATTGTTAGTCACGAAATTGATTTTGTTAATAAGATATCTGATAGAATTGTAGTAATGGAAAACGGAAATATAAAAGAGATAAGAGATAATAAAAAATAG
- a CDS encoding nucleobase:cation symporter-2 family protein: MRNRSPYHLDGVPSLKEAIPLGLQHVLAMFVSNITPLIIVAGALNMPAETKTFLIQCTMFVAGLNTMIQAYTLGPIGAKLPIVVGTSFAFVPVALSIGTQYGYEAILGAALVGGIFEAFIGLIIKKIRRYFPPVVTGVIVLSIGLSLLPTGVASFAGGFGAADFGSFSNLLLGMIVLITVIYFKQFTKGITSTGAMFIGTVIGFIVAIFMGKVDLASLSTAGYFNLPRPFTYGFSFHLDACLAMVMMYIVSAVETVGDMSGVTMGGANRELTDRELSGGILADGIGSCIAAAFSILPTTSFSQNTGLVTMTGVMSRFVVGVGAAFLMLGAFIPKVGAILSIVPASVIGGSLVMVFAMISISGINLITKEPLKGRNALILSVSLGLGYGLGSVPQALNNFPESVKLIFGGSGIVVSGSIAVILNLILPPDEEIKKLIKKDKMKV, from the coding sequence GTGAGAAACAGATCACCTTATCACTTAGATGGAGTTCCATCGTTAAAAGAGGCTATTCCATTAGGCTTACAGCATGTACTAGCAATGTTTGTAAGTAACATCACACCACTTATAATTGTAGCTGGGGCGTTAAATATGCCAGCTGAAACAAAAACTTTTCTTATTCAATGTACTATGTTTGTAGCGGGATTAAATACTATGATACAAGCATATACTCTAGGACCTATCGGAGCAAAATTACCTATCGTTGTTGGTACAAGTTTCGCTTTTGTACCAGTTGCACTTTCAATCGGAACTCAATATGGATATGAAGCAATATTAGGAGCTGCCTTAGTTGGTGGAATCTTTGAAGCATTCATAGGATTAATTATAAAAAAAATAAGAAGATATTTTCCACCAGTAGTAACAGGAGTTATTGTATTATCAATTGGTTTATCTCTACTTCCTACAGGAGTAGCAAGTTTTGCTGGAGGATTTGGAGCAGCAGATTTTGGATCTTTTTCAAATCTTCTTTTAGGAATGATTGTTTTAATAACAGTTATATACTTTAAACAATTTACTAAAGGGATTACAAGTACAGGAGCTATGTTTATAGGAACTGTTATAGGATTTATAGTTGCAATTTTTATGGGAAAAGTAGATTTAGCTTCACTAAGTACAGCTGGTTATTTTAATCTACCTAGACCATTTACTTATGGCTTTTCATTTCATTTAGATGCTTGTTTAGCTATGGTTATGATGTATATAGTATCAGCTGTTGAAACTGTTGGAGATATGTCTGGAGTTACAATGGGAGGAGCTAATAGAGAACTAACTGATAGAGAGTTATCAGGAGGAATTTTAGCAGATGGAATAGGAAGTTGTATAGCAGCAGCTTTTTCTATATTACCTACTACTTCATTCAGCCAAAATACAGGATTAGTTACAATGACAGGGGTTATGAGTAGATTTGTTGTTGGAGTAGGGGCAGCCTTTTTAATGCTAGGAGCTTTTATTCCAAAGGTAGGAGCAATATTATCAATAGTTCCAGCAAGTGTAATAGGTGGAAGCTTAGTAATGGTTTTTGCTATGATATCTATATCTGGAATTAATCTTATCACAAAAGAGCCATTAAAAGGAAGAAATGCTTTAATACTATCTGTTTCTTTAGGATTAGGTTATGGTTTAGGAAGTGTACCACAAGCTTTAAATAATTTTCCTGAAAGTGTTAAATTAATATTTGGAGGTTCAGGAATAGTTGTTTCAGGTTCAATTGCTGTAATTTTAAACTTAATTTTACCACCAGATGAAGAGATAAAAAAATTAATAAAAAAAGATAAAATGAAAGTATAA
- a CDS encoding (2Fe-2S)-binding protein, with translation MLLTLNVNGRKREIVISADEYLLDVLRKLGYLSVKRGCDTGSCGLCTVLVDDKPVLSCSTLAVRAQGKNVTTIEGCQREAQKFAEFMAAEGAEQCGFCAPGFTLTVLALMKEYENPTDEEILHYLNGNLCRCSGYVSQLRAIKNFMEAEKR, from the coding sequence GTGCTTTTAACACTTAATGTTAACGGAAGAAAAAGAGAGATTGTTATCTCAGCTGATGAATATTTATTAGATGTATTAAGAAAATTAGGATATCTAAGTGTAAAAAGAGGGTGTGATACAGGATCTTGTGGACTTTGTACAGTTCTTGTAGATGATAAGCCTGTTTTATCTTGTAGTACTTTAGCTGTAAGAGCTCAAGGAAAAAATGTAACAACAATTGAAGGTTGTCAAAGAGAAGCTCAAAAATTTGCTGAATTTATGGCAGCAGAGGGAGCTGAACAATGTGGATTTTGTGCTCCAGGATTTACATTGACAGTATTAGCTCTTATGAAAGAGTATGAAAATCCAACTGATGAGGAGATTTTACACTACTTAAATGGAAATCTTTGTAGATGTAGTGGATATGTTTCACAACTTAGAGCTATAAAAAACTTTATGGAGGCTGAGAAAAGATAA
- a CDS encoding FAD binding domain-containing protein produces MFSFKNYLAATSLEEAYNELSKNQKNIILGGTSYLRMGNVAYNTAIDLSNLALNYIREEGEYVHIGAMTSFRDLETNEITQNLFDGILDKCVRGIIGVQFRSNVTVGATVFSKYGFSDLIPTLLAMNATVVLFNGGELTLEEYLKEEKLRRDILVEVKVKKEGRGAFQSIRKSKTDYAITNACVTKTEAGIRVAIGVRPGKAVLAYKAMELLNTNEITEEIIDKACEIMSEEVTFGSNMRGTGEYRKAVSKTLVKRAIKEVL; encoded by the coding sequence TTGTTTAGTTTTAAAAATTATTTAGCTGCAACATCATTAGAGGAAGCTTATAATGAGTTATCAAAAAATCAAAAAAACATAATACTAGGGGGAACTTCTTATTTAAGAATGGGAAATGTTGCTTACAACACTGCCATTGATCTTTCAAATCTTGCTCTTAATTATATAAGAGAAGAGGGAGAATATGTGCATATTGGAGCAATGACAAGTTTTAGAGATTTAGAAACAAATGAAATTACACAAAATTTATTTGATGGAATTTTAGACAAATGTGTTAGAGGGATAATAGGAGTTCAATTTAGATCAAATGTAACAGTGGGAGCTACTGTATTTTCTAAATATGGATTTTCAGATTTAATTCCTACATTACTAGCTATGAATGCTACTGTTGTTCTTTTTAATGGTGGAGAATTAACTTTAGAAGAATACTTAAAAGAGGAAAAATTAAGAAGAGATATTTTAGTTGAAGTTAAAGTAAAAAAAGAGGGAAGAGGAGCTTTCCAAAGTATAAGAAAAAGTAAAACTGACTATGCTATTACAAATGCTTGTGTAACAAAAACAGAAGCTGGAATAAGAGTAGCTATAGGAGTAAGACCTGGAAAAGCTGTATTAGCTTACAAAGCTATGGAACTTTTAAATACAAATGAGATTACTGAAGAGATTATAGATAAAGCTTGTGAGATTATGAGTGAAGAGGTTACTTTTGGAAGTAACATGAGAGGAACAGGAGAGTATAGAAAAGCTGTTTCAAAAACTCTTGTAAAAAGAGCTATCAAGGAGGTATTATAG
- a CDS encoding xanthine phosphoribosyltransferase, translating into MELLKDYILNNGKTIGSKILKVDSFLNHQIDPVLMMKMGEEFKRRFEGVEINKILTIEASGIAIGLAAAYAFHVPLVFAKKKVPSTMSDFYTTKVFSFTKNQDYTICVGKDFLQPEDKILIIDDFLAMGNAVLGLKDLVDQAGAQVMGAGIAVTKGFQGGEKLLKDQGIRVESLAVVESLENGEINFR; encoded by the coding sequence ATGGAATTATTAAAGGATTATATTCTAAATAACGGAAAAACAATTGGTTCAAAGATTTTAAAAGTAGATAGTTTTTTAAATCACCAAATTGACCCAGTTCTTATGATGAAGATGGGAGAGGAATTTAAAAGAAGATTTGAAGGAGTAGAAATTAATAAAATTCTTACAATTGAAGCTTCTGGAATTGCTATTGGACTTGCAGCTGCTTATGCTTTTCATGTACCTTTAGTATTTGCTAAGAAGAAGGTTCCTTCTACAATGTCAGATTTTTATACTACTAAAGTATTCTCTTTTACTAAAAATCAAGATTATACTATCTGTGTAGGAAAAGATTTCTTACAACCTGAAGATAAAATTTTAATAATAGATGACTTTTTAGCTATGGGAAATGCTGTATTGGGATTAAAAGATCTTGTAGATCAAGCAGGAGCTCAAGTAATGGGAGCAGGAATAGCTGTAACTAAAGGTTTCCAAGGTGGAGAAAAACTACTTAAAGATCAAGGAATAAGAGTAGAATCTTTAGCTGTAGTGGAATCTTTAGAAAATGGAGAAATTAATTTTAGATAA